The Thunnus albacares chromosome 11, fThuAlb1.1, whole genome shotgun sequence genome contains a region encoding:
- the LOC122992841 gene encoding obscurin-like protein 1 isoform X13: MDVFGGAPRFLAYPRPVMVQSGTDAVLKCQIGGDPRPAVIWERNNEKIDPQGRYRVFEDGNVYNLIISAVTTEDSGQYICKAKNSIGETYAAATLKVEGEAQEMELREENKPRFLIKPLSTRVGRGEDAVFSCKLWGSPRPEVVWEKDGRKLNEIFESTHFSVGYQDGGWFQLKIFKTRAPDGGVYTCKARNEFGEALAGAVLLVDAGPGHEDEGNRNGYTNGHWKTHQGKQRSGRQVPNRLKDDPLTKSTKVKMFAVTEGKHAKFRCFVTGKPKPEIIWRKDGRLILSGRRYLLYEDREGYFTLKVLYCKQKDNGVYVCAASNTAGQTLSAVHLSVKEPPVRFKQPLIDLEVWERDLAVLECEVPEDSVPITWYLEDRRLQPGAKYGMEEWGTKRRLTIRDIGVDDDGIYLCEMPDGGRSIAEVAVKGTILRKLPRKVDVLEGENAAFCVEVEKEEMDIHWYKDGVELRETHKTILKSFGRTHILVFVNTMPQDSGLVIFLVGRSKTSSQLRVKAARHCPPSCPVGVQINTERANAALLSWVPAQDSRKNPPSGYVLERQEVGTGSQEWLQCLTTDSATSVEILGDSVPCEADYRFRICSVNKYGKSNNVEFPRAVHLVPVARIQAPLQDALVPEGQDALFSIELSASVIGTWFLNGTQLQEDERYSMRRTRTHQSLRMRGVRDTDNGAEITFIAYGIRDSAALYIQAPLVKFSPLSEMDRNKFVEIGNPIVLYCELSDPAAPVHWYKNGTELQTIEGLHIQSEGTMRRIVIQSAEFSHSGVYCCDAIDDVIRFNVEVEAPPVRFSAIPDAERNKTIQRHCPIILQCELSDPSAQVHWYKDGSKLHPQSGVDILTDGLVRKLVVQSADFFHSGLYCCKTKGDTITFSVDIKAPPVKFSAIPEEMRTKSIEAGCPLVLQCVVSDPEADVCWYKDEMQLVSNSGLEIHSEGNTRTIVVQSAELCHSGVYRCTTLDDTMDFQVEIKAIPVTYSTIFDVERTKSLEAGKPLELECEVADSTVPVCWYKDGVKLLPQNGWIIQNNGTLRRLIIPSAEFLHSGLYSCETSDDTIHFTVDIKAASLPLSPSPEVVEKQSLEATCPTEPTSEISDTAVQVSWQRDKEHNCNREPDFEMERIKKTLVIEPTHPSNSGAYYCATADDVAQLIVKNQAPPVRITTLCEAERNKSVEVDEPIVLRCEISDPNAQVTWYKDGIKLHEAAGQDMLEEGSIRTLAFQSATLSHAGIYSCKTTDDAMQFHVDVKAPLLKLSAISEADQKKTVMAGCPIALQCELSDPAGQVSWYKDGTELLPQNGVDIQSEGNVRSLVVPSAERAHSGIYRCESKDDDIQFDVEVKALPVKFSELQETDRNKSVQEGCPIVLSCELSHDSSAHVDWYKDGMKLLQQNNVEIQSDGLTRSLVIHSAESIHSGSYECSTADDTITFKVDVQGRSPQIMPIPLSEKHKVVAIGFPIVLQCEVSDPVAQVSWFKEEVELFCKTGLDMKRDGSLRKLIINSAKVSDSGFYSCNLADDVVTFHVDIQATPVRFSTLPEVARNKFVEAGCPIKLQCEVSEPTAQVYWQKDGEQLFPKCEYEIQTKEKQRALVIKSAEVRHSGVYSCEAADDHIEFKVDVAAPPVTFADIPEEDLFKSVVEQEQLALSCEVTRADGVVQWYKDGTEIQPSNNITIQAEDTQRNLTIHSAELSDSGTYTCRAGDNILMFKVNIREPPVMIIYPKEDVHLDRHVPEEIILSCELSRPNGVVSWYKDGQKLQESENIKLKIEGPYRRLKIISSGVEDSGEYVCDTADDSIFFNLSITEPPVRIVSPSQSQMELCQQTSERMVLSCEISRPNAMVRWYRDGLEVEENDNLILEVDGVYRRLIIPETTVKDSAEYVCDTADDSVTFFVNIAEPPVRFVRPRKTASRVEKVVGNTLVLDCEVSRSNAEVTWKKNGEEVEDSRNVTILEDGAMRQLTIHSLTVEDSGQYVCDAKDDVMDFHVKVQDLPVKILGKTDAKTEKQFLVSDDIILVCELSRSNASVSWYKNNQLIDDTERYCSEEQGVFRSLVVLNAGLEDSGEYTCDAVDDKMVFYITVKEPPVKIIGNSGHPEHHILVAGDDLILECEVSRPNATVQWLWNGEILKPDTRVKIDSYDVVRKLVLSGLQPSDSGKYICDATDDKLTTIVEVQEAPVMFVNKEVNNNISAYENENVTLCAIVSREGVNVRWLKDGQLLNEDNIHISSEGNTHKLTINPLQLSDSGEYVCHINTDEMYFSLLVKEMKVKFIKQLENIVALKGSGLTLRCEINKPKGDVQWLKDGQEISPSRRHTIRAQGRERTFTIHELVDEDAGEYACESTGDRTSAIVTLETPRVVEFIAELRSITVCEGEDAIFKCVVSPEDTRLVWYLNGKQVAQNEHTVISSNGLCHMLCIHNCTVSDSSKVTADAEGLVSEAELQVQEQQVLFTKKMTPVIAEEYNEATLEVEVSVDTGEVQWMRQGVLIHPGAKYTLKHKGRKHSLTIHKLTMSDRGIYSCETLHDRTQAQLTVEPRKITIKRGLTDIKTTERETASFEVELSHPNVPGTWTRNGIQLKPTNHFRMTAKGQVHSLTISNLSVEDTGTFMFCVENLKTSARLAVKEPPVTIFRKLEDQKFPEGAIASIECELSRHNVNVKWMKNGVELKPGKDLRIYAMGRKRFLQIMKCHVSDSGTYTCDAGDVTTSCTVEVYERELLIVQGLEDLAIQEDQNAVFVCEISVEDVPGEWYKNGEKIQPTSTIKIRQEGTKHFLLMCNVRAEDSGEIKFVARHVESVTYLEVEELPVSIVKPLQDKTALEKSRVILDCTVSNPRCSIRWYKGSNVILPSERFEICSEGGYRKLIIQQVVLEDEGTYSVQVGEYSCSAKLTVEAQSLLMVRDLKDVEVVAPDEACFECEVSVPVLKSPVWSLKGEPLQPSSRVRLEKMGTVHRLTLRQTSPDMSGVVEFTSGKAKSTAQLRVLSK; the protein is encoded by the exons ATGGATGTGTTTGGTGGTGCACCACGTTTCTTGGCCTACCCAAGACCTGTGATGGTACAAAGTGGGACTGATGCAGTCCTAAAGTGTCAAATTGGTGGTGATCCAAGACCTGCTGTTATTTGGGAGCGAAACAATGAAAAGATTGACCCTCAAGGACGATATAGGGTTTTCGAGGATGGAAATGTTTACAATCTCATAATTTCAGCTGTGACCACAGAGGATAGTGGTCAGTACATATGCAAAGCAAAAAACAGCATTGGGGAAACATACGCAGCTGCCACACTGAAGGTGGAAGGTGAGGCACAAGAGATGGAGTTACGAGAGGAAAATAAGCCACGATTCCTCATCAAGCCCCTCTCCACTCGTGTCGGCCGTGGGGAAGATGCTGTCTTCTCTTGTAAGCTCTGGGGAAGCCCACGACCAGAGGTTGTCTGGGAAAAAGATGGCAGGAAACTCAATGAAATATTTGAAAGCACACATTTCAGTGTGGGCTATCAGGACGGTGGCTGGTTCCAGCTAAAGATCTTTAAGACTCGTGCACCAGATGGTGGTGTATATACATGCAAGGCCAGGAATGAGTTTGGGGAAGCATTAGCAGGAGCTGTGCTGCTCGTTGATGCTGGCCCAGGACACGAGGACGAAGGAAATCGTAATGGCTACACAAATGGCCACTGGAAAACTCACCAGGGAAAACAGAGGAGCGGTAGGCAAGTGCCAAACCGGCTCAAAGACGACCCCCTGACCAAGTcaacaaaagtaaaaatgtttgcAGTGACAGAGGGCAAACATGCCAAATTCCGCTGCTTTGTGACTGGAAAACCCAAACCAGAAATCATTTGGAGGAAAGATGGCAGGCTGATACTGTCTGGAAGGCGCTATTTGTTATATGAGGACAGGGAAGGATACTTCACACTCAAAGTTCTGTACTGTAAGCAGAAGGATAATGGAGTTTATGTTTGTGCTGCATCAAATACTGCAGGGCAAACTCTCAGTGCTGTACACCTGTCCGTAAAGG AGCCACCTGTGCGGTTCAAGCAGCCTCTTATTGATCTAGAAGTATGGGAACGAGACTTGGCTGTTCTCGAGTGTGAAGTTCCAGAGGACTCTGTTCCCATCACATGGTATCTGGAGGACAGAAGACTGCAGCCAGGGGCCAAATATGGAATGGAGGAGTGGGGAACAAAACGGCGACTAACCATCCGTGACATTGGAGTTGATGATGATGGGATTTACCTCTGCGAGATGCCTGATGGTGGGAGAAGTATTGCAGAGGTAGCTGTGAAAG GTACAATTTTGCGGAAGCTTCCAAGAAAAGTGGATGTCTTGGAAGGCGAAAATGCTGCCTTTTGTGTTGAagtagaaaaagaagaaatggacATACATTGGTACAAAGATGGTGTAGAGCTGCGTGAAACGCATAAGACCATCCTTAAGTCCTTTGGTCGAACTCACATCCTGGTTTTCGTCAATACAATGCCCCAAGACTCCGGCCTTGTGATTTTCCTTGTAGGCAGATCCAAGACTTCCTCTCAACTAAGAGTGAAAG CCGCCAGACATTGTCCTCCCAGTTGTCCAGTGGGTGTGCAGATCAACACAGAGCGTGCCAATGCAGCTCTTCTCTCATGGGTTCCTGCTCAGGACTCACGAAAGAACCCTCCATCTGGATATGTGCTTGAGCGACAGGAAGTGGGCACTGGCTCACAGGAGTGGCTACAGTGTTTGACCACTGACTCTGCAACCTCTGTGGAGATCCTCGGTGACAGCGTACCATGTGAAGCTGATTATCGATTTCGCATTTGCAGTGTAAACAAATATGGAAAGAGCAACAATGTTGAGTTCCCTAGGGCAGTTCACTTGG TTCCAGTGGCCAGAATACAAGCTCCCTTACAGGATGCCTTGGTGCCCGAGGGGCAAGATGCCCTCTTCTCTATTGAGCTCTCTGCTTCTGTTATCGGCACATGGTTCTTAAACGGTACTCAGCTTCAGGAGGACGAACGTTATTCCATGCGGCGGACACGAACACACCAATCTCTTCGCATGAGAGGAGTACGTGATACAGACAACGGAGCTGAGATTACATTTATTGCCTATGGCATTCGGGATTCTGCAGCACTGTACATTCAAG CTCCTCTTGTCAAGTTTTCACCACTGTCAGAAATGGATCGAAACAAATTTGTAGAAATTGGGAACCCCATTGTGCTCTACTGTGAGCTGTCAGACCCTGCAGCTCCAGTGCACTGGTACAAGAATGGGACGGAATTACAAACAATCGAGGGTCTTCATATCCAGTCAGAGGGCACCATGAGAAGAATTGTCATCCAATCAGCAGAGTTCTCACATTCAGGAGTGTATTGCTGTGATGCCATTGATGACGTCATCAGGTTCAATGTGGAAGTAGAGG CCCCACCTGTGAGGTTTTCAGCAATTCCAGATGCTGAGAGGAACAAAACCATCCAAAGACATTGCCCCATTATTTTGCAATGTGAGCTGTCAGATCCCTCTGCTCAGGTGCACTGGTACAAAGATGGGTCAAAGCTTCACCCCCAAAGTGGAGTAGATATTCTAACTGATGGCTTGGTGAGAAAATTGGTTGTCCAATCAGCAGATTTTTTCCACTCTGGGTTGTACTGCTGCAAGACAAAGGGTGACACCATCACGTTCAGTGTGGACATcaaag CTCCACCCGTGAAGTTCTCAGCAATTCCTGAAGAAATGAGGACCAAGTCGATCGAAGCAGGCTGTCCTCTTGTACTCCAGTGTGTGGTGTCAGATCCTGAGGCCGATGTTTGCTGGTACAAGGATGAAATGCAGCTCGTTTCAAACTCTGGATTAGAAATCCACTCAGAGGGAAATACAAGGACTATAGTTGTTCAGTCTGCAGAGCTGTGCCACTCTGGTGTGTACAGATGCACCACACTGGATGATACCATGGACTTTCAAGTGGAGATCAAAG CTATACCAGTGACGTACTCTACTATCTTTGACGTTGAGAGAACCAAGTCACTTGAAGCGGGCAAACCTTTGGAGCTGGAATGTGAGGTTGCAGACTCCACTGTGCCTGTGTGCTGGTATAAAGATGGTGTAAAGCTCTTACCGCAGAATGGGTGGATTATACAGAATAATGGCACATTGAGGAGACTCATTATCCCATCTGCTGAGTTCTTGCATTCAGGGCTATACAGCTGTGAAACATCTGATGACACTATCCACTTCACTGTGGATATTAAAG CTGCATCGTTGCCGTTGTCGCCCTCACCGGAGGTTGTGGAGAAGCAGTCACTTGAGGCGACCTGCCCCACTGAACCAACGTCTGAAATCTCAGACACTGCTGTCCAGGTGTCATGGCAGAGGGATAAAGAACATAATTGTAATAGAGAGCCTGATTTTGAAATGGAACGCATCAAGAAGACCCTTGTTATTGAACCAACTCATCCTTCAAATTCTGGAGCATACTATTGTGCAACAGCAGATGATGTTGCCCAATTAATTGTAAAAAATCAAg CTCCACCTGTGAGAATTACAACTCTTTGTGAGGCTGAGAGGAACAAGTCTGTTGAAGTTGATGAACCCATAGTGCTGCGATGTGAAATATCAGATCCTAACGCTCAAGTTACTTGGTACAAGGATGGAATAAAACTACATGAAGCAGCTGGGCAAGACATGCTGGAAGAGGGTTCCATAAGAACACTGGCTTTCCAGTCAGCAACGCTGTCTCATGCAGGGATTTACAGCTGCAAGACAACAGATGATGCAATGCAGTTTCATGTGGATGTTAAAG CTCCACTTCTGAAGTTGTCAGCTATATCTGAGGCTGACCAGAAAAAGACAGTCATGGCAGGCTGTCCCATTGCTCTACAATGTGAGCTGTCAGACCCCGCTGGACAAGTCAGTTGGTACAAAGATGGAACAGAGCTCCTACCTCAAAACGGAGTAGACATCCAGTCAGAGGGCAATGTGAGGAGTCTAGTTGTCCCATCAGCAGAGCGGGCTCACTCTGGCATATACCGTTGTGAGTCAAAGGATGATGACATCCAGTTCGATGTGGAAGTAAAAG CTCTACCTGTGAAGTTCTCAGAGCTTCAAGAGACGGACAGGAACAAGTCCGTCCAAGAAGGCTGTCCCATTGTCCTCAGCTGTGAACTCTCTCATGATTCTTCTGCTCATGTCGACTGGTACAAGGATGGGATGAAACTcctacaacaaaacaatgtggaAATACAGTCAGATGGTCTAACAAGATCCCTTGTCATTCATTCAGCTGAAAGCATACATAGCGGTAGCTATGAATGTTCAACAGCAGATGACACCATCACCTTTAAAGTGGATGTACAAG GCCGATCGCCACAGATCATGCCAATCCCACTATCAGAAAAGCACAAGGTGGTTGCAATTGGTTTTCCAATTGTTCTCCAGTGTGAGGTCTCTGACCCTGTTGCTCAGGTTTCCTGGTTCAAAGAAGAGGTGGAACTTTTTTGCAAAACTGGCCTTGATATGAAAAGAGATGGCAGCCTcagaaaattaataattaattctGCTAAGGTCTCTGACTCTGGCTTCTACAGCTGTAACCTCGCTGATGATGTTGTGACATTCCATGTGGACATCCAAG CTACTCCTGTGAGGTTTTCAACACTTCCAGAGGTCGCAAGAAACAAATTTGTTGAAGCAGGCTGCCCAATTAAGCTGCAGTGTGAAGTCTCAGAGCCAACCGCCCAAGTCTATTGGCAGAAGGATGGAGAACAGCTATTTCCAAAGTGTGAATATGAAatccaaacaaaagaaaaacagagagcgCTGGTTATTAAATCAGCAGAAGTCAGACACTCTGGGGTGTACAGCTGTGAGGCCGCAGATGACCATATAGAATTCAAGGTGGATGTTGCAG CGCCTCCAGTAACATTTGCTGATATCCCAGAGGAGGACCTTTTCAAGAGTGTTGTGGAACAAGAACAGCTTGCCCTGTCATGCGAAGTAACAAGGGCTGATGGTGTTGTCCAGTGGTACAAAGATGGAACTGAAATCCAACCAAGCAACAATATTACAATCCAAGCAGAGGACACTCAAAGAAATCTGACAATCCATTCAGCTGAACTGTCAGATTCAGGCACATACACATGCCGTGCAGGagacaacattttaatgttcaaGGTTAATATACGAg AACCTCCGGTGATGATAATCTACCCCAAGGAGGATGTCCACCTCGACCGTCACGTTCCTGAGGAAATCATTCTGAGTTGTGAACTGTCTCGTCCAAACGGTGTTGTGAGCTGGTACAAAGATGGCCAAAAGCTGCAGGAGAGTGAGAACATCAAGCTCAAGATTGAAGGCCCTTATCGACGACTGAAGATTATTTCCAGTGGTGTGGAAGATTCTGGAGAATACGTCTGTGATACAGCTGATGATTCAATATTCTTTAACCTTAGTATTACAG AACCTCCGGTGCGGATTGTATCCCCAAGTCAATCACAAATGGAACTGTGCCAGCAAACGTCCGAGAGGATGGTACTGAGCTGTGAGATCTCACGGCCTAATGCAATGGTACGCTGGTATAGAGACGGACTTGAAGTGGAGGAGAATGACAACCTTATTCTAGAGGTGGATGGTGTCTACAGAAGACTTATTATACCGGAAACTACAGTCAAAGATTCCGCCGAATATGTCTGTGATACAGCAGATGACTCAGTGACATTCTTTGTAAACATAGCAG AGCCTCCTGTTCGCTTTGTACGTCCACGGAAGACAGCAAGTAGAGTAGAAAAAGTGGTTGGGAATACTCTGGTTCTAGACTGTGAGGTTTCAAGATCAAATGCTGAGGTCACCTGGAAGAAGAATGGAGAAGAGGTAGAGGACTCCAGAAATGTCACCATCCTTGAAGATGGTGCCATGCGTCAATTGACCATTCACTCACTGACAGTTGAAGATTCTGGGCAATATGTCTGTGATGCAAAGGATGATGTGATGGACTTCCATGTAAAAGTGCAAG ATTTGCCTGTGAAAATTCTCGGAAAAACTGACGCAAAAACAGAGAAGCAGTTCTTAGTATCTGATGACATTATTCTTGTGTGTGAACTATCAAGATCCAATGCGTCAGTCAGTTGGTACAAAAATAACCAGCTAATTGATGACACCGAGCGATACTGTAGTGAGGAGCAAGGTGTTTTCCGGTCACTGGTTGTCCTAAATGCTGGGCTCGAAGATTCGGGAGAGTACACCTGTGATGCAGTGGATGATAAAATGGTCTTCTATATCACTGTCAAAG AGCCTCCAGTAAAGATCATTGGAAATTCAGGCCACCCAGAGCATCATATCCTGGTAGCAGGGGATGACCTTATTTTGGAGTGTGAGGTGTCTAGGCCAAACGCCACCGTTCAGTGGTTATGGAATGGCGAGATACTGAAACCAGACACTCGTGTAAAAATTGACAGCTATGACGTTGTTAGGAAGCTTGTTCTCTCTGGACTTCAGCCCTCAGACTctggaaaatacatttgtgatgCCACCGATGACAAACTGACAACGATAGTCGAGGTCCAAG AAGCACCTGTCATGTTTGTGAATAAAGAAGTAAATAATAACATCTCAGCATATGAAAATGAGAATGTTACACTGTGTGCCATTGTGAGCCGAGAAGGAGTTAATGTTCGGTGGCTGAAAGATGGCCAACTATTGAACGAGGACAACATTCACATCTCCAGTGAGGGTAACACCCACAAGCTCACCATTAATCCCCTGCAGCTGTCAGATTCTGGAGAATATGTCTgtcacataaacacagatgaGATGTATTTCAGTCTTTTAGTCAAAG AAATGAAGGTGAAATTTATCAAACAACTGGAGAACATTGTGGCTCTGAAGGGCAGCGGCCTTACATTACGATGTGAGATCAACAAGCCCAAAGGAGATGTCCAGTGGCTAAAAGATGGCCAGGAGATCTCTCCAAGCCGTCGGCACACAATACGGGCACAAGGTCGAGAGCGAACCTTTACCATCCATGAACTAGTGGATGAAGATGCTGGAGAATATGCCTGTGAATCCACAGGTGACAGAACCTCAGCTATTGTCACTTTAGAAA CTCCCCGTGTCGTTGAGTTCATAGCGGAGCTTCGTAGCATCACGGTCTGTGAAGGAGAAGATGCAATATTTAAGTGTGTGGTTTCACCAGAGGACACTCGCTTGGTGTGGTACTTAAATGGCAAACAAGTAGCTCAGAATGAGCACACTGTCATTTCAAGCAACGGACTATGCCACATGCTCTGCATCCACAACTGCACGGTTTCAGATAGCAGCAAAGTGACAGCTGATGCAGAGGGGTTGGTATCAGAGGCAGAACTCCAGGTTCAAG AACAACAGGTGTTGTTCACCAAGAAAATGACACCAGTTATAGCTGAAGAGTACAATGAGGCAACCCTAGAGGTGGAGGTGAGTGTGGATACGGGTGAGGTGCAGTGGATGAGGCAAGGGGTGCTGATCCACCCCGGAGCCAAGTATACCCTGAAACACAAGGGCCGAAAACACAGTCTCACCATCCACAAACTCACCATGTCTGACCGGGGCATCTACAGCTGTGAAACCCTCCATGACCGCACGCAAGCCCAGCTCACAGTGGAAC CTCGAAAAATCACAATCAAGAGGGGGTTGACTGACATAAAAACCACGGAGAGAGAAACAGCCTCGTTTGAGGTGGAACTGTCCCATCCCAATGTCCCGGGCACCTGGACGAGAAACGGAATTCAGCTTAAGCCGACGAATCACTTCCGCATGACTGCCAAAGGACAAGTCCACAGCCTTACTATCTCCAACCTATCAGTAGAAGACACTGGCACCTTCATGTTCTGTGTAGAGAATCTGAAAACATCTGCAAGGCTTGCCGTCAAGG AGCCCCCAGTGACAATTTTCAGAAAACTGGAGGACCAGAAATTCCCTGAGGGGGCAATAGCCTCTATTGAGTGTGAGCTGTCAAGACACAATGTCAACGTGAAATGGATGAAG aaTGGGGTTGAGTTGAAGCCAGGCAAGGACTTGCGCATTTATGCAATGGGACGGAAGCGTTTTCTTCAGATCATGAAATGTCATGTCAGTGATTCTGGCACGTACACCTGTGATGCTGGAGATGTGACTACATCCTGCACTGTGGAGGTCTATG